A section of the Marinoscillum sp. 108 genome encodes:
- a CDS encoding S9 family peptidase, with protein MKLWILGGGLGMLMLLGSCKDEDVTPKEEKVEASPQTLVEATRIFSRPAGDLRAFISLSGLDVDVNLMVHDVTLYKITYKTDYKGDSITASAVIMLPNTEDTVSTVSFQHGTIASEAEAPTNLELSDGQIIFASALASTGLVVILPDFIGFGASGDLMHPYYVEDLTATSVVNGIYASRQLVADLEMSIDDELYLAGYSQGGYATMATHKYVEEVGMAYYDLKASFPSSGGYDVKAFQEYFFTLDTYHQPFFLAYVAYAYKTTYDWNQELNVFFNEPYAAAIPGYFDGSKSGGEINALLSDELSILLNPQFIAGVDMPAYAFVKEAFLENSLTDWTPTIPMFMYHGDADITVPYQNSVDVYAKLIANGASANVVSFTTLSGGTHGTGVGPYIEHFASEIFRLEND; from the coding sequence ATGAAATTATGGATATTGGGAGGTGGCCTCGGGATGCTGATGCTCCTCGGAAGTTGCAAGGATGAGGATGTCACTCCTAAGGAAGAAAAGGTAGAGGCATCTCCACAAACGCTCGTAGAAGCCACCCGCATATTTTCACGTCCTGCAGGGGATCTGCGTGCCTTCATATCATTGTCCGGTTTGGATGTGGATGTTAACCTGATGGTTCATGATGTGACCTTGTATAAAATCACTTATAAGACTGACTATAAGGGAGATTCCATCACCGCCTCGGCAGTGATTATGCTACCCAATACGGAGGATACGGTGTCCACAGTCAGCTTTCAGCACGGTACCATTGCTTCGGAGGCAGAGGCCCCAACCAATCTGGAGCTTTCAGATGGTCAAATCATTTTTGCTTCGGCATTGGCTAGCACAGGGCTTGTGGTGATCCTGCCAGACTTTATCGGTTTTGGAGCATCGGGTGATCTCATGCATCCATACTATGTGGAAGACCTTACGGCCACTTCTGTCGTCAATGGCATTTATGCTTCCAGGCAGCTGGTGGCGGATTTGGAAATGTCCATCGATGATGAATTGTATCTGGCTGGTTATTCTCAGGGCGGGTATGCTACCATGGCTACACACAAGTATGTCGAGGAAGTGGGTATGGCGTACTATGACCTGAAAGCATCTTTCCCATCTTCCGGTGGGTATGATGTCAAAGCCTTTCAGGAATACTTCTTTACGCTTGATACCTATCATCAGCCTTTTTTCCTGGCTTATGTGGCCTATGCTTACAAGACGACTTATGATTGGAATCAGGAGTTAAATGTGTTTTTTAATGAACCCTATGCTGCCGCCATTCCAGGATATTTTGATGGGTCCAAAAGTGGAGGTGAAATCAATGCACTCTTGAGTGACGAGCTTTCAATATTGTTAAACCCCCAATTTATTGCGGGTGTTGATATGCCGGCATACGCTTTTGTGAAAGAGGCTTTTCTTGAAAATAGCCTGACAGACTGGACACCTACCATTCCGATGTTTATGTATCATGGGGATGCAGATATTACGGTTCCTTATCAAAATTCGGTAGATGTGTATGCAAAACTCATTGCCAATGGAGCTTCTGCTAATGTGGTTTCATTCACCACATTGTCGGGAGGCACTCATGGCACGGGTGTGGGTCCTTATATTGAGCATTTTGCGAGTGAAATATTCAGATTAGAAAATGACTGA